TGTGTGATAGAAGACCAGTGAATGTCCCttgagattggttgaaaataaCCCCATTCTGGCACAAGCGGTAAGCGGTCGAAATGCCACGTGTTCTACAAGCTAAGTGACACATCGTGAAACAAATTAACGCTCGTCAGTGTAGACTATTTCGGATCTAAACGCAACAAACACGGATTTAACACAAGATTTCATCAACACGCCATgtgctttcttttttataaCACAACTGCGCATGTCTTGCTACAATATAGGTCCGCAACGTATACTACAGTCAGGGCGTCTCGCTATTTATTTACCACCACGATGACCACTAATCACCTCTTTAAGGGGGGAGACTCTTAACTACAAAGCTGTTGCTATGTAAAACTTTTACCCGTCATATCTTTTTGATGTCTGAAAATCAAAGACCAATCCCTTTGTACACAGATGTTCTATAGAAGGTCTCTTGTACTTTTTCGAACGACAGCCATATATTGGCAAGTCACGTGACCACGGCAGACAAAGCGCTACAACTCAAATTATTAACTTTTTACAATAATGAGTACAATACCAATGTTCGGAGAGCATTGTTTGGCACGTCTTGACGTAAGGATTTGTTGAAGTTGTGCTTATGACGAAAATTACCCTGCTTTGAAGGGAGTTTTTAACACACTTTGTTTGGACTGAGTTCAGTGTTGAGAGATGAAACGGAAAATCGATACGTGGGATTATAGAGAATGTTTTGATCTTTCCTCTTCGCCCAAAAAACATCACCGAAGAAGTTGCCCCATCGAGTTTTAGGGTTTTTTCGTTCTTTTTGACCGTTTGGGACTGGTAACTATCAGCGCATTCGTCGTAATCTAATTTTCCGCCATCTTTTTTGCGTTCCGCTGGACAAGAGCAACGACGGCTACGGGACTAGATTGCGATGAAATGTTCGGACAGAGTTTGGACATTGTTTCGTGGAAAACTCACACTAAAAGGAGCTGTATATGCAGGATATCGACCAGGAAAGACTGCCTTCCTCAAATCATGACTGTATCTAGTCATATTTGTTTGCACCTGCTTTGTATGAGCTTCTCGTCGATCGGTCATACTTTCATCGAGGTCACTCATACCGATGCTGACAGGTAGGTTGGCTAGTTGCTGATTGATATCTGCGGCGAAAGCCACAATTTCGGCCGCTGTTCCGACGTACACATAGCTCTCCGTTTCGGTTTGCGTTCCGTGTGATTTTTTTCTGCTGTTTCGGTCTGCGTAGCAGTGTCGGCAGTGGAAAGCGTCGAAAACAAATTGTCCCGATTAGCGCACCGTTTTGTCAGTGCTGAGAAGCCAATACTGCCTTTTCTAGTGCCTGGGCATACTTTTAACCCGCTTAGCCCATAGCTTAGCCCAGAAACCTCAAGAAAACGAAATGTTGTCGCAACAGACAAagttttttcacaattttttttgtttacaagaTTTATATTTCCAGCCATTTTGGCGGCATTCCGACCGGCGACCCGCATTGTGCAGATTACCGCTGGAGTTTATGTTTGCAGTCGGCAATGTAAGCGTCCTTAGCGACAGGTTTGTAGTTGAGAGTCTCCCCCCTTAACGATAACATTTGTATAATTTTCTCAGCTGATTTGTAAAGGTAGCGTGCATTGTAACTATGGTTGCAATGTGAGCGAGGAACGAGAAAATGTGTGCAGTGGTCAGGtgctttttttcccatttcgtCGTCACCAtgatgctgctgctgctgctgagATCTGTCTGCCTTGTCAAGCACAAGCCAAAGCAAATTGCATTAAACTTTTGAAAATTAAGAAGCGTGAAGCTTTGCTTAAAAGTGTTCCATAAAGTGACGTTGATGTGTTGTCTGATGTTAATACaaataactaactaactaactaactaactaactaactgactgactgactgactgactaactgactgactgactaactaactaactaactaaataaataaataaataagtaagtgatgataatttttttgtattgaCAACTTAGCTCTGAGACTTTTGTGCGGGAAATTATCTGAAAACCGTATACTCATACTCTGCATTAGGAAccatactgttttttttttcactatcgGTTATTATTTGCATGCATTTGAACTGTTAGTTATGAAATTCCCTTGTTCTTTTTCTCTTGACTTTGGTTAGATGAAGACGTCGACAAGCAACGTTGGCACCGAACTACCTAGGCAAGAAAAACAGTGgcagcttttcttttgaatgcAACGCTTTAAATTAAACCAGTTTCACAGAAAAAGGAAACAGTTTCAACTTTTCTTTGGCAGAGGGAATGCAGATGCCTCTTTTGTTAATCCAGTCAGATACCCGTTCAATGATGCATTGAGAAGCCTGACCACCACTCAACAAATCGCGCTAAATTGTAGGAAATATTGATTGGCTTGATTTAAGCCTTattgcaaagaaaattaaaagaaaacattttgctaccctataatGTTTTAACATGTCTATACAAAACAATTGCCTTTGGACAGTCCTTGTTGTTGGCAATCCATCAACTCCAAAATGCATAGGCGGATCCGAAACCAAAAGTTCAAAACGAAAATAGGCGgcaaagattttttttccaaaactgaaatattttcttCTATTTTTCAACATGCGTTCAAGAACTTTTCTTAGATTGGAGGCTGCCCTTTGATAACTGGGACAAAAATTGCTCACCacttttattattaaaatgccGTTAGCAAACAAACGAAGTATTGATTGaatcttttttttccaaaagttaAGCGCCAAACTTTTTCCTTCTTCGTACTATTTAAATCTTGTAATCTTGCATTTAGCCTAGCGTACGTGTAGCCGTTCCCTACCCCACTAAGGTAAAAACGGAAGGAttaggtttagggttagggtttccACCTCCCGTTCCGTACCGTTCTCCCGTTCCTCGTCCCGTTTTTTCCTTCGGGGgtagggtacggctacacgtaggctacaTTTAGCCAAGCGAATTTGTGCCTGTCCTCTCTTTGAAGATATATCTCTCATTACTGGAAATTTATCAGCTGGCAATTTGAATAACTCCTCCAGCTCATGAATTTTGAAggataaaaaaattgttatgtCCTTACTATTCCAATTTATTTCGAGCGGTTTTTGAGGCACGAGTTCTTTTCTAACTTCTCCAGCTCGGATTCTAGAGAACGGCTTAAATGGACTCTTTTGTGGTTATAGTTCTAGTGAGACGTAATCGTTACATTTTGCAGGCATAACTTGAAAAAGCACCAAACAATTGCTTTTCACAGAGATCCATGACcgtatatttatttattcaagaaATTCGCCCAAAGGCAGGTGGTAAACATATACTGAATGCAGTCAGTTAAGGTAACACAATAAATCGCTTCCACAAATTCAAATTCAGTATCAGATCAAGAAATGCCTTTGGAACAATATTCACATTCGCCATTTCTACCGTCAAACACTATGAAAATATATATCCTCCACTGAAATTAGTTACTGGTCCTCCAAGCCTCCAAACTGTTCTAACCGTCTGTTCTCTGACATCACGTCTCTTAGCTTTTGAGCGAGAGGGTTGCTTTTCTGTGGAAGCAAATTGCAAAAGGTCATTGTTCAACCCAACAAAGGTCATTGCTCAACAGCTTTTCTTAAGAAAATTTGCTATGAATCGCAGGTAGGCCTTTAACCTCGCAGTGAAGAAGGCCCTAAAGTAAAGCTGCTATCACCgtggctttttttttcgtttgcgaCTTAACTGTAGCATGCCAAAATATGTCCAGAAAAGTACGCAATTAAGCTAGTCCTCGACGATTTCAAAGAGCGTCACAAAACTTCcccttaccccccccccccccccccccctccaacttCAACTTCATGCGCATCTTTgaatacatacatcttattcgatggtttaacatataatgcGCCCGGATATTGTgtgagttgcgtagtatttttcagAGCCCCGCAGGgacgaggaaaaatacgagcaatgagcgaAACGTCCGCGAgcattatatgttaaaccatcgaataagagatttattatttaaaaccaaaaaaatgttatgtatattttgcttcaattttatttggtatgggtgtttaaaaaaatgcatcatctgtccttcagggcgcgtgGGAacaatgtaaacagcacaaaacatCAGCCAAATGTGGATGTTACTAATACCGGGAACGGGAAACGGGGGAACGGGTAATAATACCGGGAACGGGAATTTTGAATTCTCTGGCGGGTTACCGCTGtacactcgttcccagactcccgttcccggttccccgttccccgttcttAGTATTAGTATCATCCGCCAAATGTCCTTTACTTGACtggattaaagaaaaaaaagtaatgaCAAGAGACATGCGATCACAAGGTAAATTCTTAGCCTTTgaatcgtgttgaaaacaatttctttgatCGAAAAAATCCCGCtctgtccgtatttgctctgttctaaaccggtcaaacagGGACACTGCAATGTATTACCGtcttttgcgcgttctcttggcCAAGTATGGTAAAATAATAATAGCGGAATAATAAAGACAATTAACGGCGACTGAAAACGCGCAATCACCGGGATTATACGACTTAGTGTAAGCTCGACTCACTGTAAGAGAGTTCAGCGAAGTAGAACTAAGCGTCCGTGAAGACGTTCTATGGCGTAAAATATCACTCAAATAAGAGGGCGCCATGCCGTTTAGTACTTTGAAGACTAagagtaaaatcttaaaaattaTTCTAGATTAAACCGGTACCCAATGGAGACTTTGAAGTACAGGTGTAATGTGATTATATTTTCTGGCGAAAGAAACGACGTGAGCAGCAGTATTCTTTATCAGCTGTAACTTATTCAACTGATAGGCAGGCAGTCCATACAGTAACGAATTACAGTGGTCCAGTTTTTCGGAGCTGACAAAAGCATGTGTTAATATTTCGGTACACTCTTTTGTTACGAATTTTCTGATTTTGTTAATATTTCTAAGATGAAAGTGAGAAGTCTTACACACTTTTGCAGTATGATCATTCAAGGACAAATGCGTGTCTAACATTACTCCCAGATTTCTTACATCAGGCTCTGGTGTAATCAGTTCAGCAACAACTGCAACCGAGTCCAGTTCAGGTGCAACACGGAACTTCGATTGAGGCGAAAACAAGCAGCTCAGATTTATCTTGATTGAGTTTTAGGCGATTGTGCAATATCCAAGTATCGATGTCTCTTACGCAGAGCTCAACTTTGGACTTAGCTAAGTAAAGATCATCAAAGATTTCTGTCTTGAAGGAGACACACAGCTGCGAGTCATCCGCGTAGAGATGGTATTGGAGGTCACGACTTCTGATTATCTTGCCTATGGGGATGTCACATGATGCTAAATAGAGTAACAACCCCAGGACGGAACCCTGAGGTACGCCCCGATTCACACTGCAAGGTGAAGACGTGCAACCTTCAACACAGACATACTGCTTGCGAGATGTAAGATAGGACCGAAACCAAGCCAAAAATGTACCCGTGATTCCAAAACTGGTGCGCATTGAGAATCTAGAGAGCCAGATCGAGTGCTCTACGGTATCAAAGGCAGCTGAAAGGTCGAGTAGCAGGAAGATTACAGAGTGCCTAATGTCAATGGCGCGCAGGATATCATTTTGAACTTTGACTAAAGCTGTTTCAGTTGAGCCTGGCTCCGATGTTAgagaaaattttcttcaaataatTGGTGCGGGGCTGCGGAAGagccaatttattttttggtatTCCTTAATCGATATGATGTTATGCCGTTTCGAAACACAAATCTAGAACTCAGATACTCAGGGACCAGCCCATGTAAAGATTTATACATCATAACAGCAGCTGATTGCAATCTTTGATATTTGAGTTTACGCCAACCCATTGCCCGAATGAATTTATCCATGTTAGAGTCATGGTTGGCACACATTAATACACGGGCTACAAGATTTTGGAGCTTGTGAAGCTTTTCAGAGAGACCACTGCCACAGTTGCCCCAGACAGTACTACAGTAATTAAAATATGGTTGAACCAGGCTGTcatatatattaattaatatattaaagATATAAAATGTCGTATTCGCTTAACTAAGCTAGCCCTATGAGAAGCAATCCAATCTTTTTGCAGAGATTCTATATATGACATTACCAGTTCATGTTTTGGTCGATGTGCACACCAAGAGATTTCTTAGATGACACCTGCTTTACTGGATGGTCATTTATACTAAAAGAAGGAATTTCAGGAAATGTTGATAACTTCTGTCCCGACGCAACCAACATGAATTCAGTTTTTGTTAAATTCCAGGTCAGTTTATTGGCCAGTCAATAGCCATGTTTACACCCTATTTAAATCATAGTTAAGACAGTCATCAATATGTTTTAAATCTGCGCTAGCGAAGGTGAGGCTGCTTTCATCTGCATACATTCTAGGTTGTGAAAAATACACTGACAATTTGGCAGGTCATTACATATGATAGAAAAAGTAAAAGTCCTAGAATTGTTTCCTGGGGGACACCATATTTGACTAATTTTGGAGAAGACATAAAGGAGTTCATTACACAAGTTTGAGTACGATTGCTTGAATATGATGCGAACCATTTGTGACAGAAACGGCGTATTCCATATAGAATTGTAATTTCGCTAATTGAATATTGTGATCGACGATGTCGAACGCCTTTTTTAATATAACGAAAAGGCAATCAATATTCATGGTCCAACTCTCCGTAGCTTCGAGTAACGCAGTAGCCGCGGCCGTAGAGTGTTGTGAACGAAATCCGGATTGATAACGAGAAAGAATACAGTTTTCAGTAGGATAGTGGTATAACTGGTCATAGACTACACGTTCAAACATAGACGACTGGGATTActcatatttaacaattagacaattagtcaatagcccatgaggcgaagccgaatgcaagttaaagaaatatatatttgggaataaaacgaaagaaagagtcACGCTTTTctctactcgaggactattaataatagtcctctagtaaagtagccaatcaaaatgcaggattattttgcattagtccactagttgggtgatactaatggtCGATAGTTAACTACTAAGATCATTGCGTTTTCCAGAATATCTATACAACTGGGAAACCAGCCCTAGCAGAGTTCCACTCAACAGGAAAAATACCAGTTATCAGGGATTGATTAAGTGAGAGATCTAGACTATGCAATTAAACGAGGGCACTCCCTTAACCATTTAGCTGAAATATTATCTAGTCCTGTAGCCTTAGACTTACAAAGTTTTCAttgcagagaaaaaaaaaatgtattaataGCGTCATCGCTCGCATTTGTAGAGCATTTTGcacggcatcgcagaggtcctgggttcgaatcccttttgagccacctgaatttttcaggtgtcttaaATGAGGTAATTGCTTAAATGGTCCAGTTAAGTACGAGGATGAAGCTTGGTCATTTATTCCGCGcggcttcaattttttttttcctttttgcttgtAAGGCACTTGTCTCATTGCCCACGTCACAAGTTAGACCTTTGCTTATGTAAAAGAAGATGACTGAGCTCCGAGGCGTTCTTGCGGCCGAAAGTGAATACGCGCACGTGGTCCTCATTATTTGCCAACtagtctttgctaaagctcttGAAGGTCTATATTGGAATACCAGCAAACTTAAGGTGAGGGAACCACAGACGCACTGGGAGAAATGATGCCGGATCATGTCCGTGTGAAAACTAGCCGCAAAAAGAGGATCACAAATCATCTTACCTTGTGCATTATCTGTCGTTTTCTCTTCTTGcagcacttgaaagaaacgaaTCCGCATATACAGCCAGCACTAGATATTTTAGACGCCCGAGGTAAGGACTCAATTTGGGAATCTTTACCAAGATTTAGTTGTACAGTTTCATTCTTCCGCGAAGCAGTAGAAAGCTGGGGTGATAAGGAATGAAGCTGtgaataaagaaacaaataactTAACTGAAGAATTTCTCTAGGTCCGAATTCTTCGAAGAAGGGAAAGCCGCTAGGGAATTTGGTATCTCAACGAAAAggtcattttagagcaaaaattgACGTAAGCATTGTAGTATCGGTGTTCTGAAGTACCTCCCCACCCTCCTGataagttgttaaaaaaaaaacatgcgcATGCGTACAATAAAATAATGAGCACACGGAGTGAAGATCGCGAGTGTGTTTAAATCCGTTTATTTCTTTGGAATCTGTGGAgagcttacttttttttttaaatcaaaccTTAGCAAGGATTCGGTGTTGAAATGAAATAGATTAAGTTATTTATATTAACATTATAATTTCATGATCTCAGGAGAAATTGTGATATTTCGTTTTCTATTCGTACCTTTTCGGCCATTGCTCTCCAtctgtcgcagcgttttaatcTCCTCAGTCGGCAAAGAATCAAATCTAAACTAGATCCATTACGAGAAAGCTCTGAATAGCCAGAATGTGTTAGTTCCCGTCTAAAAACGCCAACCATCTTCTCTGTCTCAGGGTAATTTTCAATGAGCTTTTTCTTGCTTGAGTCTTCCGAAAAGGTTTCGGGCATTGCTATGAAAATCGAACATAACATAACTGAAGCCAACCGATAAAGATCCGGTCGCATCATTACTGTTCGTGTAAAAGGTTTCAAAAGCTACGAGTCTTGTTTGTGTTCTAAGTGTCCCCTACTAGTTACCAAGAAAACATGTTTTCTGAGTAAGTAAACGAGTCACCCTTTATACTCTTCCTTTTCCATTAATAGATATTTCGAGAGTCTTAGATGCGTCACATATCGGCGTTCGCTTGTTTGGCGGCTTCCATTTAACACTAACCTTCAATCGTTTTCAACTCGTTTAATTTTACTGATATCATAGGGTAATGTAATTGAACGCCTCCATGTGAGAAGTCATACTGTGAAGAAATTACAAGGGAGGCAATTACGAATGACTTACGCCCGcgggaaaagcaaaaaaaaaaaaaaaactgaatcgaATTCGATGGAAACTTCCGCTGGCGTTACATGTCAATTTAATATTTGCATGTTCAATTtatgaaaatgatctcagaaaTTTTGATTAGAAGGTAAATTGCCAAAAGATCAGATGAAATTGTCTTCAAAAATTATAGTCAAGTTTGACAAGGTACTGTAAACGTTCCTGCATTTCACCGTGTTTAATCTACATGTCACACTCTCTGGTCAATTTTAAAGAACTGCTCAATCTCATTACTCACTAGAAGTTTCCCAATTCAGTTTTCGTTTGCTTCTGAGCAAAGCGAGAATCAACCACGTTTCGCTTGTAATTGGACATTCACCAACCTTTGTGCCCACGGACTAAGCAATTAACAGAATCCATCGCTGTAAGATAGGGTTAAAAAACTAACGTAAGTAAAAGGCATAAAATCATGATTAGtaaaaatacatttctaaagTTAACAATAGTTCGCCCACATCATTTTGAAGTCCTAGATGGACTTACACTAATACAAGTATCTAATTTGCTTAAATCTAACcagtaaataaatttaaataattcCGCTATGCttactgtgaaaaaaaaaaaaaaacaaaaaagaaacaaagtctTTCTGATGAAAAGTTTTTGCAATGCACCTTAATTCCAACCACTCTACGTTACTTATGAGAACGTCGCCAAAGTTGATCTAAACGAGTTCAACAgaatttttattgaaaataatcGCTTAGTagtaacaggggcacccaacgaccaatttgttgtaaaatgtattattataccccagttaatgaaaataaatgttattaaggcattttcaggtgtttttcagtgttgctgggaaaacactatctgttcctttttcccagcaagacacacaagaaatttcccagccagctagataaaattggttggtttcccagccagatcaaatttatttcccagcaaggaattccgcgcgctttcaaatccctcgatccgaaacgaccgaacaaaagcgacaaaaccgggacaaaacaggtttatTCCACAAGCGCAAtaactctgaccagccgtcgtatgtttgtgactgcTCTCTGGGAgtgggaaggggttctttttttttattatttatttatttttttattcgtcctcagtcttcagaggttctacagccagctcgggttgaaatgctagaaaaagtaagtaattcccaggcaaaacctctatcaataacaaaatttcccagccagctcatcgaaacacctgtatttttgccagccagcaagattcctctggggaacagataatgtgaggaacagattcgttgggtgcccctgtagtAAAACGTTCATTCCAAATTTTGATTACGTTATCACCAAAACGTCTGTCATTGACGTTTTTATAATTCCTGTCTTTATTTCGAACTGAACAATCTGACAACGTTAGGCAAAAACATACTCTTTAAAACGGAAGATAAACTGCAACCTGGGCAAAAATAGCATACAGCTAATGTGTATGCGTTAAACTAATAACAAGTTACTCGGAAATAAGGCGGTAATGCGACAGTCTGCTATTTGTTAACAAGAAAGACCCCGAAAACTTGCCTTGGAGCGAGCAGTGAATAATACATTCCACCATTTTCTTTCTATGAcatgttgttttctttgttggcATGGGGTTCATTGAACTTTGAGGAgcaaactactactactactactactactactactactattactagcggagctccctggttatttattcttactgcctgtacggtttgtgaaaataacaggtttcgaattgtccgcgttttgatgtttcccgttgctgctttaataattaaatcgttttctttgctttcttctatagaaaaactcagtgcctaactagtgaattccacggtaaattttacgctaaaaaccgatatcgcatgaatcacgaggcgatgagtgcgacatcggttttttccagtgaaatttactttgcaattcaccagtttggcaataattttttcttgaaccgaatgagtttaaaagaaagcaagcacaccctcagtgagcgaatggaaaaagaaaaaaaagccatttccagagtcaactgtcaataaccagcgaataggaatcgtgctaaaattagaagccataaaaacaacattgtcagttcaaggtcaaagaagagttttactgatgtactttattccactttatctctgaaaacaagatcattcacattttgatgtatttcattgaaacacgccaggttggcttggtacaagaatctacaaactacggcaatgcaaccaacaaaggacgatctgctccaacacttaaagaacatttgggtgctttaaacaaacttctgaaaacacaagctactgagatttcACCCAAATTTTACGacaactcattgcgattacgtgtttataacataagggcaaaattttcttgtcactgtcgaggcacaacgaaaaccagttgggcaaggaaattaaaaaaagcattgttcgctcgcattttagagcaaaacaaacaaacaaacaaacaaatcaactttttgtttatgtccaaaagagtacagataatttttatttaattccagttgacataaaaattcgattttcattcctgaacaaaggaagaaccgattaaaccaccttttaaaaatacgcatccactttaaataacgcatccgtaaaaataacaaacggtttagtgcccaaggaaagagtttgtgtgctaagtatgagctattactggtattctgttttcggtcgttgtcgttctctttcgctcagtcctttcgtttcttttctagacttaggtcctccaggcatcatgtaactcttatcagagcttctaaagatatgccaaaaattgccgaatacagagaaaaaagcggttctaagcaaaaaaataaacactcagctttaagtttacatcccgccgatgcttgacttgaataactgcgtagccaccagagtggaccacagatatcatgatttGTCAAagtggattgaaaccagcgaaaaatgcagaaagaaaacatcttccaaaccgttttccatttgaacacgaaaagcgttgactgtgtaagaacgttcgttgatatatagtatggccgtgtagccgcgtcgagccacagaaagcgcccGTAAAATGAtgcctcgcttatgttcaggtaAGCTCATTAAGGTTGAGCCTGCactccaatcgaaaaccagtacctggtcagcggtcaacttaaaaaaaagctgacctcagtgagcttaagcttgagcccgcgatatggtcacgtgatactggtcagctgATGCCTTGTTTTCACAGttgtcaattaatcaaaagatggatgtccaatatcaaagatgtatgctgtaaactagcatgatagtggtcacattggcatacatggaggggtggacagACGGACTTTCGTACAGatggttgatgacgtcatggctataaaaccaagatttctcgcatcgacgggttaccatattttcttaacaattgtgctccgcgcgcgcgcgccgaaggtgcgcgcggagctccgctattaaagaATAATGACATCGTCTGATTCGTGTCCTATAAAAGGAAGGGTTAACCTGTGATCGACATTGATGTGAACAAAATAATCAAAGCCAATATGGACAAGCACTGGCGTACACGTGGTTTGGCTAGCATCGTACGTATGCGCATAGAAATATCATCCTCAACCAGCGCGGCATAGTCTATTGAGACCTATTATCACGTATTAGAGCGTATTAAAGACAGCAGTTATTAGTCTGCGTAGTTATTCCCATAGCCAATTATATTGGATTCTTGGCGGTGATGTCAAAGTACGAAGCAGGCCGAAAGTATATACAATAAATCAAGAGATTGAAcgtgtggaaaaaaaaatcacttttattacttgaaacaatattattgcattACTACACCTCAAAAGATTACAAGACCATACATAATAGGGGAAAAGGTTAAACCAAATCCAATCATTTGGGCATTTTCCCCGGCCGCCTAAAATTTCTTATTGTCCtttctatcattattattttgcgaTCTAAGGAGTATATAATGTTAACGTGTCATATTGTCTTGTTCGTTATTAGTTTTCTACCGCACTCTCAATTCTGCTTGCTTGTATTCAATTAACTATCAGAAGTCATTTCTTTCGGGAATCATCTAGCGGCCTGGAAAGAGCACGCCAAGCTCTTAATTTCATGCCTCGCCTGTGGAAATAAGATGACAAGTAAAATTAGTCATATATCGTGTTTTCGATAAGGTGAGCAGCTGCCATTTCACAAATCGAAAGGGATTTAGCATTGTCCGTGTTCTCATGGACAACGCcggatattcgtcatcacagtggtcaaaatttctAAAGAGTCCACAAAGAATTTTGACCACTAAATACATCAAGCATAGCACCTTTAATTTTGTTAAGTGTACgtgtgtgtattttttttttctcagtcgAAGATGACGGCTTTTTACCAATCAATAGATAATGCGCACATGGATGGATCAATCAGAAAACGGTCTTCTTCAAACTATGCTAATGAATTTCTGCTAATAATTATTCATGTGCGTTGATATGAGATGTGTAGATAGTCTGGTTTTCATTGCGCTTTATTAAAAACTAAATTCATTGTCATAATGAACACTCTATTTAAATAGAGTTCCTTTTGTTAAATGACGACTTGCATGACCGAAAAGTTGaaacttctttaatttttaatggTTTGTTTTCCAATGTTTTGTTTACGTTTATCAAACGGTCCTAGTATGCGTGTTAGGAACAAAGTaaaattaaaggtatttttctTTCTACATGTATTCTAATAAGTAGTACGTACTTCGCATTTACGTGTCTGAcatttca
Above is a window of Montipora capricornis isolate CH-2021 chromosome 6, ASM3666992v2, whole genome shotgun sequence DNA encoding:
- the LOC138050320 gene encoding uncharacterized protein, which gives rise to MMRPDLYRLASVMLCSIFIAMPETFSEDSSKKKLIENYPETEKMVGVFRRELTHSGYSELSRNGSSLDLILCRLRRLKRCDRWRAMAEKLHSLSPQLSTASRKNETVQLNLGKDSQIESLPRASKISSAGCICGFVSFKCCKKRKRQIMHKKSNPLAQKLRDVMSENRRLEQFGGLEDQ